From the Mycoplasma putrefaciens KS1 genome, the window TATTAGCTAAAAGCATTATAAAGGTTTAGGTAGTAACAAAAAAACCCATTTCCAGCAGTGTCTGGATTTGGGGTAGAATAAGTTTTACATAGTTATGTAATATATTTATTAAAATTTAAGAATTTATTTTTTATCTGCAATTGGTTTCAATTTAAAAGTAACTTCAACAGTTCCTTTGAATTTAGTCTTTGACGCTTCTCTATCAGCAACAGTAATTTTTACTTTCATTTTTCCTGAAGGTTCATTTGTTGCTTGACCAATTAATTTCAAATCTTCTTTTTCTAGTTTACCTTTAGTTGTTTTGTTTAACTCAAGAGTTTTTGTGATAATTTCATCACCTTTAATTGGTGTGTCACCTAAATCAGTAACTTTAATTAAAGTTGATAGATCCATTCTGATAAATCCATCTTTAAAAGTAACTGTTTTTTCACCTTTAAAGTTTTTACTATCTTTTTTAGCTTTAATAGTTGCACCATTTCTTCTAGAATTGTAAACAACTTCAACTTGGTTAGCTGGTAAATTTAAACCAGGATTTTCATTATTAACAGCTTCAATAACTTTACTTGAGTCATTTCAATCATTTCTTGGGAACACAATTTCAGTAACTTTAATTTCTGTTGCTAAATCTTTAATGACTGTTTTTTGACAAGCAACTGCAATTGCACCAGTTGAAGCAATTAGCCCTGCTGCACCTAAAACTGATAATAATTTTTTCATAAATATCAATACCTTTCATCACAAAAAATGAATATTTCTCAAATCATTTCAAAATGCTTTTTAAGAACAAAAAGTAAGTTAACTAATTATTAAACATCTTTTCTACTTAGGTTTTTAGACATTATGTATACTACCTAATTTTACTTTCTCGTCTTTATCAAAGCAAGTACTCTTTTGTTAAATTATTTTTAGATTTTCAAAGTTTAAATTTGCCAAAAATTAAACTACTACTTTTTTGAACGATCAAGACAATACTAAAAATAATTACTAGTTTTTTACTTGTTAATATAAAACAAATTCAAGCAAGAACCCTTGCTTGAATTTATGGCTTTTTAAGTATTAACCAAAAATCATACTAGATTTGTTAATTTTCTTGGTAATCTGTTTTTAGAGATATATAAGTCTAATATATTTTTCCAATTCGAGGCTTATCAAATCTGCTTCAACTTTTAGTACCTTGATCTCAAGAGACGGTGTTCTTTTTCCCCTTTTTTGTCTCTTCATTTATTTTCTTAACATTTCAGTTTTTTAGTATTTTGCTAAATGATTTTGCATTGAAAAATCCAAAATTTATAGTTTTTACATTCTTAACTTCTCAAGCTATATAATGATCTTTTTTTGGAAGGCTTGGATGCATTCTTGTAGATTGAATGTCTGAAGATATATCTCTATTAAATGATTCAGCATCTCTGAATATATTATCTAAGTTTTCTACTTTTATGGTATTTCAATTTTCGATATTACCATTAAATGATGTTGCTCCTCAAAACATACCTTCAAGAGATGTAATTCTTGCAGTATCTCAAGTCATGTATTCTTTATTTCCGACTTTAATTTTTTTTGTAATCATATCTTGATTAAATTTCTTAGCATTTTTAAATAGTTTTGTAATATCTTCAACTCATGTAATGTTTCATTTATCAATGCTCTGATTAAACATTTCGGCACTTTCGAACATACTATTAATTCTTCTAACACTTGAAGTGTCTCAAGCATTGTAATTCTTACCATTAACATTCACTTGTTTAGTGTTAATGTTTTGGTTAAATGCTTTAGCATTGTTAAACATGTGATTCATATAAAACACTTTCGAAGTATCTCAATTAGTAATTGATTGGTTGTTAAATGATGAATTAGCAAACATATGACTCATATCAATTACATTAGAAGTATCTCAGTTTGATAAATCACCATTAAATGAAGAGTTTTTAAAAGCGCTTTGCATACTTACAATATTTGAAGTATTTCATTGCTCAATCCCAGTCATTTGATTATCAATTCTACTATCAGAAAATACCTCTTTTAGTAAAGTGATTTCTTTTGAAAGAGTTGGCGGAACATTTTGAACTTGTCCAGGCATCTTCATAATCTGGATATCTGCTTCTAAGACTGTTTTGTCTTCAGGTGAAGGACCAACTTTTGAATAACCTATTTGAAGTACTTCATAACTTGTTTTTTGAGGATCTATTTTTTTATTATTATTAGTTCCTTCTCAATTTGAAATAGAAAATATTTTTCCATTATCTGCTGGGTCTGATTCTGATTTTATAACTTTTAATATAATAGGTTTTGTTGAATCATTAACTTTACCAATGTCTAGATTAAATGATTCATTATTAAATCTAACCGACATCCTATGGTTATCTTTATCTAAACCAAGTTTATCATCAGTGTTAGATACACGATTAAAGCTTATATTAATGTCTTGTATTTTTATATTAGGTCTAGTTCGGATTAAAAAGTATTTAAAGTTTTCTTCAACATCTTTAAATGTTTCTATTGAGCTACGTTTATCTTTAAAGTGTTGCTCTCACATAAATTTCATATAATCTACGTCAGGAAGTTTTTGAATAGGATCATCTGGAGTAGGTGGAACTGGTGGTTCAGGACGTGGCTGAGGTTCAGGTCTTGGTTCTGGTCCCGGATCAGGGGTTGGACCAGGAGCAGGTGATGGCTCTGGACCTGGTTTATCATCTGGATCTGGGTTTGGTTGAGGGTTTGGAGTTGGAGAATCACCATCATCTGGAGTTGGTCCTGGACCTGGAGTTGGTGATGGATTTACTCCATCATCAGGAATAATTGGAGTAGGATTAAAACCATCATCAGGAATTGAACTTCTAGGATCGCAAAACTTAACAACTGATGTCACAGTTCCAGCAGCAGTTAAAGCAGCTATCAACCCAGTAACACTAAGAACTTTTAAAAACTTAGTTTTGTTATGATTTGGTAGTTCATTTTCTTGATCTAGTTGTTGATCATCGCTATTATTTTGTTTTTGGTCGATATCATCAAGCTGAACTTGGGCTTCATTACTATTGATATTTTTGTGCACAATAGTCTTCCTCCAATTCTATGGTTGTTATTTAAAAAATTAGGGTTAGAGATTGAGATCATCTATC encodes:
- a CDS encoding BspA family leucine-rich repeat surface protein — its product is MHKNINSNEAQVQLDDIDQKQNNSDDQQLDQENELPNHNKTKFLKVLSVTGLIAALTAAGTVTSVVKFCDPRSSIPDDGFNPTPIIPDDGVNPSPTPGPGPTPDDGDSPTPNPQPNPDPDDKPGPEPSPAPGPTPDPGPEPRPEPQPRPEPPVPPTPDDPIQKLPDVDYMKFMWEQHFKDKRSSIETFKDVEENFKYFLIRTRPNIKIQDINISFNRVSNTDDKLGLDKDNHRMSVRFNNESFNLDIGKVNDSTKPIILKVIKSESDPADNGKIFSISNWEGTNNNKKIDPQKTSYEVLQIGYSKVGPSPEDKTVLEADIQIMKMPGQVQNVPPTLSKEITLLKEVFSDSRIDNQMTGIEQWNTSNIVSMQSAFKNSSFNGDLSNWDTSNVIDMSHMFANSSFNNQSITNWDTSKVFYMNHMFNNAKAFNQNINTKQVNVNGKNYNAWDTSSVRRINSMFESAEMFNQSIDKWNITWVEDITKLFKNAKKFNQDMITKKIKVGNKEYMTWDTARITSLEGMFWGATSFNGNIENWNTIKVENLDNIFRDAESFNRDISSDIQSTRMHPSLPKKDHYIAWEVKNVKTINFGFFNAKSFSKILKNWNVKKINEETKKGKKNTVSWDQGTKSWSRFDKPRIGKIY
- a CDS encoding lipoprotein, which gives rise to MKKLLSVLGAAGLIASTGAIAVACQKTVIKDLATEIKVTEIVFPRNDWNDSSKVIEAVNNENPGLNLPANQVEVVYNSRRNGATIKAKKDSKNFKGEKTVTFKDGFIRMDLSTLIKVTDLGDTPIKGDEIITKTLELNKTTKGKLEKEDLKLIGQATNEPSGKMKVKITVADREASKTKFKGTVEVTFKLKPIADKK